The following is a genomic window from Mus pahari chromosome 1, PAHARI_EIJ_v1.1, whole genome shotgun sequence.
ATGATATTGATAGCCAGAAATATGAGAACCTGTTCTGGAACTTAATTGCGTGTGGCAGAAAAAATGATAAGTATTATTAACCCtacaacattaaaaataagtcattaagGCTATTTTGCCATGTGCAAAACTTTTCTGAATGCACACTTGACATCTTTGttcctcatgctgtagaccagagGATTCAGCATAGGGATGATCATGGTGTAGAACACAGAGGCGATTTGGTCAGTGTCCATAGAGTGACTGGAGCTGGGCTGCAAATACATGAATATGAGAGTCCCATAGAAAATAGACACTGCAATGAAGTGTGAGGAACAAGTAGATACAGCCTTTCGATATCCAGCACTTGACTGCATTTTAAAGATtgtgataaatatgaatatataggATATACAAATAACTAAGACAGCAAAAAAAATACTGAAGCCCCCGACATAAATAAGAACCAGCTCACTAACATATCTATCAGAGCAAGAGAGAATCGTGACTGCTGGAATATCACAAAAGAAGTGATGGACCACATTAGACCTACAAAAAGAAAGGCTGAAAGTGTCCCCAATATGGATGGAGGCAATCAGGAAACCACAGGTATAGGAACCtatagaaagacagacacacacagctgaAGTCATAGTGGTGGCATAGTGCAAGGGCTTACACACTGCTGCATAACGATCATAGGCCATTGAGGCTAACAGGAAATTTTCAGTAGTAGCAAAGACTACAAAAAAGAACATCTGAGCAGCACAACCATTATAGGAAATGATCTTGTTTCCTATTAGGAGCCCAATCATGACTTTGGGTGTGACAACTGATGAGTAACAAAAATCAACCAAGGACAGATTACCTagaaagaagtacatgggagtgtgGAGACAAGAGTCCAGGACAATCAGCAGGATCATCCCCAGATTTCCTACCAGGGTGATGGTGTAGATGATTAGAAATATCATGAAGAGGGGAAGCTGTAGTTCTGGGTCAGTCGTGAGTCCAAGcaggagaaagtgtgtcacttttGTATTGTTCCCCATCACTGTCACATTTAAATCATTATATTGTTCATagacactggaaaaaagaaacatgatgataaagaatgtgaatgaaaataaaagaatatgtgcAAAAATATGACTTTGGTGAGCAAAAATCTGTACTTTGCAATTGACTAGAATAGCTTTTTCCCCAAATCAAATTTGATGTATTAAATATAGAGAGGGTACATGTGCTAAATTTAAAGATTATTAATAGATTACCTATATTATTTTAGCATCtataatctatgtatctatgtatctatctatctatgtatctatctatctatgtatctatgtatctatgtatctatgtatctatgtatctatctatgtatctatctatctatctatctatctacctatctatctatgtagTGAAATTATTTAACAACTTGATAAAAGTGATTTGTGGATGGTTTCCCTATTCACTTTTGAGCTCAACAAAACCTCACATTCTCTGTTGTTAATTTCCAAAGTCTCTTCTAGAGAAAAATTTTATATGTCATTCTATCTATACTAATAATCACACTAGAAGTTATGTAGGTGAAGAGATTGAGAaatttattcacattttcaaGTATAAAATCAAGTCTTTGCCTTGGGTTCTTGATTTTACTTAACATGTGTTGATTCTCAAGTATAAGTGTCTAagcagaattttaattaaaatggagATAagataaattataattacatGTATACATTGGCAGGTACTCAGCATTATTTTAATTCCAGTGATTTATATGTGTTTCTAAGCATATGTTCCTTGttcaatcttttttttctcaaaaagaagagCCTGGAAGAGGATGCCCATTAAAGTAAGTACTTTGGCTTGGAAATAACCACATTTCCCCTTTATTGGTATCTATACTTTGGATAATTGTCTAAGCAAACATTATCAGAAACTCTAggatttatcatttttttctgaatcccTCAACCTTT
Proteins encoded in this region:
- the LOC110324642 gene encoding olfactory receptor 5B3-like gives rise to the protein MGNNTKVTHFLLLGLTTDPELQLPLFMIFLIIYTITLVGNLGMILLIVLDSCLHTPMYFFLGNLSLVDFCYSSVVTPKVMIGLLIGNKIISYNGCAAQMFFFVVFATTENFLLASMAYDRYAAVCKPLHYATTMTSAVCVCLSIGSYTCGFLIASIHIGDTFSLSFCRSNVVHHFFCDIPAVTILSCSDRYVSELVLIYVGGFSIFFAVLVICISYIFIFITIFKMQSSAGYRKAVSTCSSHFIAVSIFYGTLIFMYLQPSSSHSMDTDQIASVFYTMIIPMLNPLVYSMRNKDVKCAFRKVLHMAK